One Engraulis encrasicolus isolate BLACKSEA-1 chromosome 5, IST_EnEncr_1.0, whole genome shotgun sequence DNA segment encodes these proteins:
- the LOC134448813 gene encoding free fatty acid receptor 2-like, which yields MSAAIDSNVLLTVYILTFIIGLPANILACYAFSRKVHDSPTPTDILLLNLTLSDLLFLLFLPLKMYEAIQDLHWYLPRALCSLTSFVFYTTIYTSALLLTAVSVDRYLGVAYPIHYRQLRKPVYAAAGGAFAWLFSAAPCVTIFVSEHVLENRPAANITTCYREFNDAQRAVLVPVRLYFFVVLCVVPLVICVFCYVNCIRILYSQPRIAPQRKRKAIGMAFGTLLVFLVCFLPYNSAHLVGFLSDSSPLWRYYTLLLSTFNTCLDPIIFYFSSSVYRNTTKDLFIVKMFTMLRCKERTLDGDQGSRTLPVIAPSSMRNTG from the coding sequence ATGTCCGCTGCCATAGACAGCAATGTACTACTCACCGTCTACATCCTCACCTTCATCATCGGCCTTCCCGCCAACATCCTGGCCTGCTACGCCTTCAGCCGCAAGGTGCACGACAGCCCCACGCCCACCGacatcctcctcctcaacctgaCCTTGTCCgacctgctcttcctcctcttcctgcccctGAAAATGTACGAGGCCATCCAGGACCTGCACTGGTACCTGCCACGGGCTCTCTGCTCGCTCACCTCCTTCGTCTTCTACACCACCATCTACACCAGTGCCCTGCTGCTGACGGCAGTAAGTGTGGACCGTTACCTGGGCGTTGCGTATCCCATCCACTACCGCCAGCTCCGCAAGCCCGTCTACGCGGCGGCTGGCGGAGCGTTTGCCTGGCTCTTTAGCGCTGCCCCCTGTGTCACCATCTTCGTGAGCGAGCACGTGTTGGAGAACCGCCCTGCGGCTAACATCACCACCTGCTACAGGGAGTTTAACGATGCGCAGCGGGCGGTGCTAGTGCCAGTGCGGCTTTATTTCTTTGTGGTGCTGTGCGTGGTGCCGCTGGTGATCTGCGTGTTCTGCTACGTCAACTGCATCCGCATCCTGTACAGTCAGCCGCGCATCGCACCTCAGCGCAAGCGCAAGGCCATCGGTATGGCGTTTGGAACGCTGCTGGTGTTCCTGGTCTGCTTCCTGCCATACAACTCCGCCCACCTGGTGGGTTTCCTCAGCGACAGCAGTCCACTCTGGCGCTACTACACGCTACTGCTGAGCACCTTCAACACCTGCCTGGACCCCATCATCTTCTACTTCTCCTCATCCGTATACCGCAACACCACCAAGGACTTGTTCATCGTCAAGATGTTCACCATGCTTCGATGCAAGGAGAGAACGCTGGATGGAGACCAGGGAAGTAGGACCTTGCCAGTGATTGCCCCTAGTTCAATGCGAAATACTGGTTAA
- the LOC134448814 gene encoding free fatty acid receptor 2-like, with the protein MSASIDSNVLLAAYILTFIIGLPANILACYAFSRKVHDSPTPTDILLLNLTLSDLLFLLFLPLKMYEAIQDLHWYLPHVLCSLTSFVFYTTIYTSALLLTAVSVDRYLGVAFPIHYRQLRKPVYAVAGGAFAWLFSGAHCSIVFVAEHILIGNYTAANVTTCYKEFNEAQRAVLVPARLEFFVVLCVVPLVICVFCYVNCIRILYSQPRIAPQRKRKAIGMAFGTLLVFLVCFLPYNSAHLVGFLSDSSPHWRYYTLLLSTFNTCLDPIIFYFSSPIYRNTTKALPIVKMFTMLRRREKALSGDKGTKTLSVIPSLVPHPGGPPPSSDDPGGVNSA; encoded by the coding sequence ATGTCGGCCTCCATAGACAGCAACGTGCTCCTGGCAGCGTACATCCTCACCTTTATCATCGGCCTTCCCGCCAACATCCTGGCCTGCTACGCCTTCAGCCGCAAGGTGCACGACAGCCCCACGCCCACCGacatcctcctcctcaacctgaCCTTGTCCgacctgctcttcctcctcttcctgcccctGAAGATGTACGAGGCCATCCAGGACCTGCACTGGTACCTGCCGCACGTCCTCTGCTCGCTCACCTCCTTCGTCTTCTACACCACCATCTACACCAGTGCCCTGCTGCTGACGGCGGTGAGCGTGGACCGCTACCTGGGCGTCGCCTTCCCCATCCACTACCGACAGCTCCGCAAGCCGGTCTACGCGGTGGCTGGCGGAGCGTTTGCCTGGCTCTTTAGCGGCGCCCACTGCAGCATTGTCTTCGTGGCAGAGCACATCCTGATCGGAAATTACACGGCGGCCAACGTCACCACCTGCTACAAGGAATTCAACGAGGCGCAGCGGGCGGTGCTGGTGCCGGCGCGGCTGGAGTTCTTCGTGGTGCTGTGCGTGGTGCCGCTGGTGATCTGCGTGTTCTGCTACGTCAACTGCATCCGCATCCTGTACAGTCAGCCGCGCATCGCACCTCAGCGCAAGCGCAAGGCCATCGGTATGGCGTTCGGAACACTGCTGGTGTTCCTGGTCTGCTTCCTGCCATACAACTCCGCCCACCTGGTGGGTTTCCTCAGCGACAGCAGTCCACACTGGCGCTACTACACGCTACTGCTGAGCACCTTCAACACCTGCCTGGACCCCATCATCTTCTACTTCTCCTCTCCCATATACCGCAACACCACCAAGGCGCTGCCCATCGTCAAGATGTTCACCATGCTTCGACGCAGGGAGAAAGCGCTGAGTGGCGACAAGGGGACTAAGACTTTGTCAGTGATACCTTCGCTAGTACCACACCCAGGTGGTCCTCCACCATCGTCGGATGACCCTGGGGGAGTCAACAGTGCCTGA